From a single Ignavibacteria bacterium genomic region:
- a CDS encoding T9SS type A sorting domain-containing protein translates to MKKIFTLFLFLSSLGILFASVPEGIQLVKTGNGYKLNFTLPEYTQKPFTSTDKNFTQIEIPGYGVTSVAGKPALPKISFNIVIGDAENSPAILTLNKKIENLTVKEHVYPFQAPWRRDFPLKDRPFNYDNAFYASSGNPRQPLIEISEPFFVAGVKGVTITIYPFNYIPAEKRLDITRSASFSIELTQPVGKKSGYSDVYSSFFENFFSNYERGVLEQIKNYLVITAPEYEAGLAPFIAHKTANGFNVNLFTTTVAGTTTTAIKAFIQQRYDNPATKPEFILLVGDVDKIPAWTGAGEGNPKTDLNYALLQGTDYYADAFIGRFSITSTTELANVINKTLFMENNIATFAKNNVFMASQDNYSITEGTHNFVISTYFEPNGYNNQKLYSNSGATTSQLIAALNSNKVFAIYSGHGSESSWADGPVLGQSDVRNLTNSIFPFVYSFACVTGSYHLGECFGETWIRTQRGGASFYGSSVNSYWDEDDILERKLIKSMFEDNLTKVTPMMDMGKYLTTLHFGNIGPGTTMLRYLEMYNLMGDPSLETKRNIPPDPTPPNPVTNLATGDPCSNSLKLNWTAPYDSTFGGVQSYDIRYSLNPIVNDNDFNAAASIIYSGHNDTLGTPKTYTVLGLTANSTYYFAVKAMDMWSNKSTMSNVTSGTTLAPPLASVNPGSIHHLLTHQTEVIDTVYISNTSANPSTLDYTVEFANSSYPSKAVSFSLINESPKGDLNQSKDSPFHNPGQSAKGSGGPDLFGYKWADSDDPQGPAYEWNDIASTGTQVTSWTPTGTLSATDEGYAGPINLGFNFKYYGQTKSQIYISTNGLLTFSPISTNIYTNTNIPNSAVPNEIISPFWDDLDAKAPGTVHYKQDGNKFIIQWTNYQRYSGTASYTWQVVIYSGGKIMYYFNNMTGTLNGATTGIENGAGTDGLQMAYNANYVKNNLAVKLAAEPEWIITSGNMAGTLNQGNRTGIVIKIRTEDFNFGNYSMDMIVRSNCGQHPVLTVPVSMTLSVIPVELVSLDAETIRDEVVLKWVTATETNNMGFTVERKDNTKAAWNPVTFVKGKGTTSTISEYSFRERNVKPGSYEYRIRQTDFNGAVSFSDVVKIEVGLPENFALYQNYPNPFNPVTTIAYAVPQVSGASLSNVQLKIFDALGNEVATLVDGDKEAGIHRAVLDCSNYSSGVYFYRLTSGKFTETRKFVVMK, encoded by the coding sequence ATGAAAAAAATTTTTACGCTGTTTCTGTTCCTCTCATCTCTTGGAATTCTCTTTGCATCCGTGCCCGAAGGAATTCAATTAGTGAAAACAGGAAACGGATACAAACTCAATTTTACACTCCCTGAGTACACTCAAAAACCATTTACATCAACCGACAAAAACTTCACTCAAATTGAGATACCCGGATACGGTGTCACTTCTGTTGCGGGCAAGCCTGCACTTCCCAAAATAAGTTTTAACATTGTGATCGGTGATGCTGAAAATTCACCCGCAATCCTGACTCTTAACAAGAAAATCGAAAATCTGACAGTGAAGGAACATGTCTATCCGTTTCAGGCTCCCTGGAGAAGGGACTTCCCGCTGAAAGACCGCCCTTTCAACTACGACAATGCATTTTATGCATCAAGTGGTAATCCCCGTCAGCCACTGATAGAGATTTCAGAACCATTCTTTGTAGCCGGTGTAAAGGGTGTAACCATCACTATTTATCCGTTTAATTATATCCCTGCAGAAAAACGGCTTGATATCACCCGGTCTGCCTCCTTCTCGATTGAGCTGACTCAACCCGTGGGAAAAAAGAGCGGATATTCTGATGTCTATTCGTCGTTCTTCGAGAATTTCTTCTCCAACTATGAAAGAGGTGTCCTCGAACAAATAAAGAATTACCTTGTTATTACAGCCCCTGAATACGAAGCAGGGCTCGCACCTTTTATCGCTCACAAAACAGCCAACGGATTTAATGTAAATCTGTTCACAACCACAGTCGCAGGAACCACTACTACGGCAATCAAGGCATTTATACAACAGCGTTACGACAACCCTGCTACTAAGCCTGAATTCATCCTTCTGGTGGGGGATGTTGATAAAATCCCCGCTTGGACAGGAGCCGGCGAGGGAAATCCCAAAACCGATCTTAACTATGCTCTCCTTCAAGGTACCGATTATTACGCCGATGCATTTATCGGGCGGTTCTCGATAACCTCGACAACAGAGCTTGCGAATGTGATTAACAAAACGCTCTTTATGGAGAATAACATCGCCACTTTTGCCAAGAACAATGTTTTTATGGCATCACAGGATAATTATTCGATTACTGAAGGAACTCACAATTTTGTGATAAGCACCTATTTCGAACCGAATGGTTACAACAACCAGAAGCTCTACAGTAACAGCGGAGCCACAACAAGTCAGTTGATCGCTGCATTAAACAGCAACAAGGTTTTCGCCATCTACTCGGGCCACGGGTCAGAGTCATCATGGGCTGATGGTCCCGTCCTCGGACAGTCTGATGTAAGAAACCTGACCAACTCGATATTCCCGTTTGTTTATTCTTTTGCCTGCGTCACAGGATCCTATCATCTGGGCGAGTGCTTCGGTGAGACATGGATAAGAACACAGAGAGGTGGTGCCTCATTTTACGGTTCCTCTGTAAATTCCTATTGGGACGAAGACGATATTCTCGAGAGAAAGCTGATAAAATCGATGTTCGAGGACAACCTTACCAAAGTTACTCCAATGATGGATATGGGAAAATATCTGACAACTCTTCATTTCGGAAATATCGGACCCGGAACAACGATGCTCAGATACCTCGAAATGTATAATCTGATGGGAGATCCCTCTCTCGAGACAAAGAGGAACATCCCTCCGGATCCGACTCCTCCGAATCCCGTAACAAACCTTGCAACGGGTGATCCCTGTTCCAATTCTCTCAAATTGAACTGGACAGCCCCTTACGATTCAACTTTCGGAGGTGTTCAAAGCTACGACATCCGTTATTCATTGAATCCGATTGTAAACGACAACGATTTTAATGCTGCCGCAAGTATCATTTATTCGGGACATAATGACACCCTTGGTACCCCAAAGACCTATACAGTTTTGGGACTCACCGCCAACAGCACTTATTATTTTGCCGTAAAGGCAATGGATATGTGGTCAAATAAATCCACGATGTCGAATGTTACCTCCGGAACGACACTTGCTCCACCGCTTGCATCGGTGAACCCGGGAAGCATACATCACCTGCTGACTCATCAAACCGAAGTGATCGATACTGTTTACATTTCGAATACTTCAGCGAATCCATCAACACTCGACTATACTGTCGAATTCGCCAACAGCAGCTATCCGTCAAAGGCTGTCTCATTTTCTCTCATAAATGAGAGCCCCAAAGGTGATCTGAATCAGTCGAAAGACTCACCGTTCCACAACCCCGGACAATCTGCCAAGGGTTCGGGCGGGCCTGATCTCTTCGGATATAAATGGGCTGACAGCGACGATCCTCAAGGACCTGCTTATGAATGGAACGACATCGCTTCCACCGGTACCCAGGTAACTTCGTGGACTCCCACCGGTACCCTCTCCGCTACGGATGAAGGATATGCCGGACCAATAAATCTTGGATTTAACTTCAAATATTACGGGCAGACAAAGTCGCAGATCTACATCTCAACCAATGGATTGCTCACTTTTTCCCCGATTTCCACGAATATTTACACAAACACAAACATACCCAACAGCGCCGTTCCGAATGAAATAATTTCTCCATTCTGGGACGATCTTGATGCAAAGGCACCGGGTACCGTTCACTATAAACAGGATGGCAACAAATTTATCATCCAGTGGACAAACTACCAGAGATACAGCGGAACCGCAAGCTACACCTGGCAGGTGGTAATCTACTCGGGTGGTAAAATCATGTATTATTTCAACAACATGACCGGCACCCTGAACGGTGCCACCACGGGTATCGAAAATGGTGCAGGAACAGACGGTCTGCAGATGGCTTACAACGCCAATTATGTCAAAAACAATCTTGCTGTGAAACTTGCTGCAGAACCCGAATGGATTATCACTTCGGGAAATATGGCTGGTACTCTTAATCAGGGAAACCGAACCGGAATCGTGATAAAAATAAGAACCGAGGATTTCAATTTCGGTAACTACTCGATGGATATGATCGTAAGAAGCAATTGCGGTCAGCACCCTGTGCTTACTGTCCCTGTTTCCATGACACTTTCGGTTATTCCTGTTGAACTTGTTTCACTGGATGCGGAAACCATCCGTGATGAAGTTGTTTTGAAGTGGGTGACCGCTACAGAAACCAACAACATGGGATTCACGGTCGAAAGAAAAGACAACACCAAAGCTGCATGGAACCCGGTTACATTCGTAAAAGGGAAGGGCACCACTTCCACCATCTCCGAATACTCTTTCAGAGAAAGGAATGTAAAACCCGGCAGCTATGAATACCGTATCAGGCAGACTGACTTCAACGGCGCAGTTTCATTCAGCGATGTGGTAAAAATTGAAGTGGGGCTCCCGGAAAATTTTGCTCTCTATCAAAATTATCCAAATCCGTTTAACCCCGTCACCACGATCGCATACGCTGTGCCACAGGTTAGCGGAGCATCTCTCTCCAATGTTCAGCTTAAAATATTCGATGCTCTCGGCAATGAGGTTGCAACTTTGGTAGATGGAGATAAGGAAGCCGGTATCCACAGAGCCGTTCTCGATTGCTCAAATTATTCCAGTGGTGTCTATTTTTACCGTCTGACTTCGGGAAAATTCACTGAAACAAGAAAATTTGTTGTTATGAAGTAA
- a CDS encoding tetratricopeptide repeat-containing sensor histidine kinase, producing MSKKFHLILFFVSIILVLAFFMSTGITAQTGNDKNGNKNGTPGAANEKLFQTEINSHLRKQEFLQAGKLLDSLREFYFRTFEFRKAVETGKITLSLSDKINDKALVASSYNTTGLSYWRLGDLDSALVFLNEGLKIRLTLTDSAALGRSYNNIGLVYWRKGETELSYRNYLRALEIREKCGDIQGYILSLNNIALIYQRLKYFELAAANINRALTLADSINFEQGRTYSLRRLGSLSVAQKDFVKAKKYAEEVVTLFNKKGEKAGLAQIYNDLGIIEENTGNLVKAVDYFNLSINLARSIQDKFIESFALLNLGRVDFALGKNKEALETLQKSRKLADNGKYSVVLRDANLQLSKVYEKLGNMKESLSFLNAHLALKDSLFNESSLSSIGEMRIRYEIEKSEERQTYLREQVEAQNRVNFFLLLLVVLTLVGTGSVAFLLIRQKKLGVLLETKNEEMALINNKLQKSNDELILANETKTKLFSIIAHDLKTPFVSILGFAELLKEEAMNMKNEDALDFSEKILASSQKLVELVNNLAGWALVQKEMIRAKPVDLDIEEISNKVLKEAGLNLALKSIEVETSFEHPAIVHADREMIATVIRNLLTNAVKFSYKGGKIVMKGTVSGGKYRLVIKDNGVGMSPDMISNILYGSGMISTTGTANEKGTGLGLSVSREFMRENDGVLNISSEPGNGSEFLIELPIVKK from the coding sequence ATGTCAAAGAAATTTCACCTTATTCTCTTTTTTGTGTCCATAATTTTAGTGTTGGCATTTTTTATGTCGACCGGAATTACTGCACAGACAGGAAACGACAAAAACGGCAATAAAAACGGGACTCCGGGTGCAGCGAATGAGAAATTATTTCAAACAGAGATAAACTCACATTTGAGGAAACAGGAATTTCTGCAAGCCGGGAAATTACTCGACTCACTAAGAGAGTTTTATTTCAGGACCTTTGAATTCAGAAAAGCGGTTGAAACGGGGAAGATAACTCTTTCATTGAGTGACAAAATCAACGACAAAGCTCTGGTGGCATCTTCATACAATACCACAGGCCTCTCCTACTGGCGTCTTGGTGATTTGGATTCTGCACTTGTTTTTTTAAATGAAGGATTGAAAATCCGTCTGACACTTACTGATTCTGCAGCTCTCGGGAGATCGTATAATAATATCGGACTTGTTTACTGGAGAAAAGGGGAAACGGAACTTTCGTACAGAAATTACCTGAGAGCCCTTGAAATCAGGGAGAAGTGCGGCGATATTCAAGGATATATCCTTAGTCTCAATAACATTGCACTTATATATCAGCGGCTAAAATATTTTGAACTTGCTGCTGCAAACATTAACAGAGCTCTGACCCTAGCGGACTCCATTAATTTCGAACAGGGGAGGACCTATTCCTTACGCCGGCTGGGGAGTCTTTCCGTTGCGCAAAAAGACTTTGTAAAAGCAAAAAAATATGCGGAAGAAGTGGTTACCCTCTTTAACAAAAAAGGTGAAAAAGCCGGTCTGGCTCAGATTTACAACGATCTGGGGATTATTGAAGAAAATACCGGCAACCTTGTCAAAGCTGTCGACTACTTCAACCTGAGTATCAATCTTGCAAGATCTATACAGGACAAGTTCATTGAATCATTCGCTCTCCTGAATCTCGGAAGAGTCGATTTTGCACTGGGGAAAAATAAAGAGGCGTTAGAGACACTTCAAAAATCCCGAAAACTTGCTGATAACGGAAAATATTCAGTTGTACTGCGTGATGCCAATCTGCAGCTCTCAAAAGTTTATGAGAAATTGGGAAATATGAAGGAATCGCTTTCCTTCCTGAATGCCCACCTGGCATTAAAAGATTCTTTATTCAACGAATCGTCCCTAAGCAGCATTGGGGAGATGAGGATTCGGTACGAAATTGAAAAATCGGAAGAGAGACAGACTTATCTGCGGGAGCAGGTGGAAGCTCAGAACAGAGTGAATTTCTTTCTTCTTCTTCTGGTCGTTCTCACTCTCGTTGGAACCGGATCAGTCGCTTTTCTTTTGATCAGACAAAAGAAACTTGGCGTACTTCTTGAGACCAAAAACGAGGAAATGGCGCTTATTAATAACAAGCTTCAAAAGAGTAATGATGAACTGATACTGGCAAATGAAACCAAGACGAAACTTTTCTCGATAATTGCCCACGACCTTAAGACTCCTTTTGTCAGCATTTTGGGGTTTGCAGAGCTATTGAAAGAGGAGGCAATGAATATGAAAAACGAGGATGCCCTCGATTTCAGCGAAAAGATTCTTGCCTCGTCTCAAAAACTGGTGGAACTTGTAAATAATCTTGCCGGTTGGGCTCTCGTTCAAAAAGAAATGATAAGGGCGAAGCCGGTCGATTTGGATATTGAGGAGATCAGCAACAAGGTTCTCAAGGAAGCCGGTCTGAATCTTGCCTTAAAAAGTATAGAGGTAGAAACCTCATTTGAGCACCCGGCAATAGTGCATGCCGACCGTGAAATGATCGCAACCGTTATCAGGAATCTCCTTACGAATGCAGTGAAGTTTTCATACAAAGGAGGCAAAATAGTAATGAAGGGGACTGTCTCCGGCGGGAAGTACCGGCTGGTGATAAAAGACAACGGAGTAGGGATGTCTCCTGACATGATCAGCAATATTTTGTACGGAAGCGGCATGATCTCCACGACAGGGACTGCAAATGAGAAAGGAACGGGACTCGGTCTTTCTGTAAGTCGCGAATTTATGAGAGAGAATGACGGGGTTCTGAATATTTCAAGCGAACCGGGAAACGGTAGTGAATTTTTGATCGAACTGCCAATCGTCAAAAAATAA
- the pepF gene encoding oligoendopeptidase F translates to MKLRNILISTLLVGSFSFVASAQEGKIPDYSTTPRDQVPNEFKWKVSDIYANYDLWNADKAEVTKLLAKIKSNAPTWTSSASNMLEMFKVADQLKLKLYHLYSYARRQYDMEMSNSTFNQMKGEIQSIYVDASMQLNFMNDDLLKMDDKKLMGYFKEEAKLAPWKFGVEELLRSKKHMLPLAEEQLLSLTGIYSSNISEAATILNDVDIPAPEVTFSDGKKVELNYANYYKYRTAKNPEDRSLAFRSYWKNHKKYENTLATLFDGGMKIDLFNTRARKFNSCLQARLFQDNIDTTVYYQLIKEVNANLPSLHKYLQLKQKMLGLKTLKYEDLWASSVKSVDKLYTYDEAKKIVLNSLGVLGSEYKDGLTQAFNNGWIDVYPNKDKESGAYSDAIYDIHPYIKMNYDGEYSNLSTLTHELGHAMHSWLTNKNQPYATSNYTTFLAEIASTFNENLLMDFLLKNETDDNLKLFIIDQFLERARQTIYRQALFAEFELAMHQRVEEGKTLTADWLNKKYLDLTRTYYGHDKGVTLVDDYIEVEWSKIPHFFYNFYVFQYSTGIISSMALSQNILTGQAGAVDKYLGMLRSGNSDYSIKLLQKAGVDMTTSDPYKAAFKRFDLLVAEMEKIFDRVEKKGK, encoded by the coding sequence ATGAAATTAAGAAATATTTTAATTTCAACTCTTCTTGTCGGTTCGTTCTCTTTTGTTGCTTCCGCACAGGAAGGCAAAATACCCGACTACTCGACAACGCCCCGGGATCAGGTGCCCAATGAATTTAAATGGAAAGTATCTGATATCTATGCCAATTACGACCTTTGGAACGCTGATAAAGCAGAAGTAACCAAACTTCTTGCAAAGATAAAATCCAATGCTCCAACATGGACTTCTTCAGCATCAAACATGCTCGAAATGTTCAAAGTTGCCGATCAACTCAAGCTGAAACTTTATCACCTCTACAGCTACGCCCGCAGACAGTATGACATGGAAATGTCAAACAGCACCTTCAATCAGATGAAGGGTGAAATTCAATCGATTTATGTCGATGCTTCCATGCAGTTGAATTTCATGAACGATGATCTGCTGAAAATGGATGACAAGAAACTGATGGGTTACTTCAAGGAGGAAGCGAAACTTGCTCCTTGGAAGTTTGGAGTGGAAGAACTCTTGAGATCTAAAAAACATATGCTTCCTTTGGCTGAAGAGCAACTCCTCTCCTTAACCGGTATCTACTCTTCGAATATTTCTGAAGCTGCCACAATTCTTAATGATGTGGACATTCCGGCTCCCGAGGTAACATTCTCCGACGGAAAAAAAGTGGAACTGAACTACGCCAACTACTACAAGTACCGCACGGCTAAAAATCCCGAAGACAGATCACTCGCATTCAGGAGCTACTGGAAAAATCATAAAAAATATGAAAACACTCTCGCCACTCTGTTTGACGGCGGAATGAAGATCGATCTTTTTAATACCAGAGCAAGAAAATTCAACTCCTGCCTGCAGGCACGCCTTTTCCAGGATAACATCGATACAACTGTTTACTATCAGTTGATCAAAGAAGTGAATGCAAATCTGCCTTCACTTCATAAATATCTTCAGTTGAAGCAAAAAATGCTCGGACTGAAAACCCTTAAATATGAAGACCTGTGGGCTTCCTCAGTTAAGAGTGTCGATAAACTCTACACATACGACGAAGCTAAAAAAATCGTTCTTAACTCCCTTGGAGTTTTGGGATCAGAATATAAAGATGGTCTTACACAGGCTTTCAACAATGGCTGGATAGATGTATATCCCAACAAGGATAAGGAAAGCGGTGCCTACTCGGATGCCATTTATGATATCCACCCCTACATCAAAATGAATTATGACGGCGAGTACAGCAACCTTTCAACTCTTACTCATGAGCTTGGACATGCAATGCACTCATGGCTTACTAACAAGAATCAGCCTTACGCCACTTCAAATTATACAACTTTCCTCGCAGAGATAGCCTCGACTTTCAACGAGAATCTCCTGATGGACTTCCTTCTTAAAAATGAAACTGACGACAACCTGAAACTTTTCATCATCGATCAGTTCCTCGAGAGAGCAAGACAAACCATCTATCGCCAGGCGTTGTTCGCTGAATTTGAACTCGCCATGCATCAGAGAGTTGAAGAGGGCAAAACCCTTACTGCCGACTGGCTGAATAAAAAATATCTCGACCTTACAAGAACCTACTACGGACACGACAAGGGTGTTACTCTGGTTGACGATTATATCGAAGTTGAATGGAGTAAAATACCTCACTTCTTCTATAATTTCTATGTCTTCCAGTACAGTACAGGAATTATCTCATCAATGGCTCTCTCACAGAATATTCTGACGGGACAGGCCGGAGCGGTTGATAAATATCTTGGAATGTTAAGATCAGGAAACAGTGACTATTCGATCAAACTTCTGCAAAAAGCAGGGGTGGATATGACAACATCAGATCCATATAAAGCAGCTTTCAAACGCTTCGATCTTCTGGTCGCCGAAATGGAAAAGATTTTCGACAGGGTTGAGAAGAAAGGGAAATAA
- the trpE gene encoding anthranilate synthase component I: MNFEQFLSLSEKYNYIPVYEKITADLFTPVIAYLKLRKAGKQSFLLETVEGKESLGRYSFIGIDPLKIISNKGMSLTISKGGLEETGEQNIFDYLKDELHTRNHPALEELPSFTGGTVGYLAYENIALIEKKLKFDSGDDDICDSILGVYDTVLAFDHYKHQLIIITNVEIKKGDDPEVLYSGAKKKIRELRKTLSVPLSFESDFTFDRNVEESLSDEVFCELVEASKQNIVNGDVFQIVLSKRFTAGYEGDLFNVYRALRIINPSPYMYFLEFENGLTIIGTSPENLVKVKDGIVEVMPIAGTRKRGATPEADKKLEEDLMNDPKEIAEHVMLVDLGRNDVGRVAEYGSVEVTEKMKIHRFSHVMHIVSKVQGKLRSDKDCIDALKSCFPAGTVTGAPKIRAMELISGYEKLQRNVYAGAVGYIDFSGNLDVCIAIRTLFAKDQKIHWQAGAGIVADSQPRLEAKEIKNKSAVLRNALEHAEVIDENIGD; the protein is encoded by the coding sequence ATGAATTTTGAACAATTTTTGAGTTTGTCAGAAAAATACAATTACATCCCTGTTTATGAGAAAATAACTGCGGATTTGTTTACCCCTGTTATAGCTTATTTAAAGTTACGGAAAGCGGGGAAACAGAGTTTTCTTTTGGAAACGGTTGAGGGGAAAGAGAGTCTTGGGAGATATTCCTTTATCGGGATTGACCCCCTGAAGATCATCTCAAACAAAGGGATGTCGCTCACAATATCAAAGGGAGGTCTTGAAGAAACGGGAGAGCAGAACATCTTCGACTACCTCAAGGATGAACTGCACACGCGGAATCACCCGGCACTTGAGGAGCTTCCTTCTTTCACGGGTGGAACGGTGGGTTATCTCGCTTATGAAAATATCGCTTTGATCGAGAAAAAGCTGAAATTTGATTCCGGTGATGATGATATCTGCGATTCCATTCTCGGGGTTTATGATACGGTGCTTGCTTTCGATCATTATAAACATCAACTAATTATCATAACCAATGTGGAAATCAAAAAGGGGGATGACCCTGAAGTTCTGTACTCCGGTGCGAAAAAGAAAATCAGGGAATTGAGGAAAACTCTCTCTGTACCTCTTTCATTCGAATCTGATTTCACATTTGACAGGAATGTGGAAGAGAGTCTTAGTGACGAAGTGTTCTGTGAACTGGTTGAGGCGAGCAAACAGAATATTGTAAACGGGGATGTTTTCCAGATAGTCCTCTCGAAGAGATTCACTGCAGGGTATGAGGGGGATCTGTTCAATGTTTACAGGGCTTTAAGGATCATCAATCCCTCTCCTTACATGTATTTTCTCGAATTTGAGAACGGACTTACAATCATCGGCACCTCACCTGAAAATCTTGTAAAAGTGAAAGACGGAATTGTGGAAGTGATGCCGATAGCAGGAACAAGGAAGCGGGGTGCAACTCCCGAAGCCGATAAAAAGCTCGAGGAAGACCTGATGAACGACCCGAAGGAAATAGCCGAACATGTAATGCTTGTTGATCTCGGACGAAACGATGTGGGGCGGGTTGCTGAATATGGTTCCGTGGAAGTAACGGAAAAAATGAAAATACACCGTTTTTCGCATGTAATGCACATTGTTTCAAAGGTTCAGGGAAAGTTGAGAAGCGACAAGGATTGCATAGATGCGCTGAAATCATGCTTCCCTGCGGGAACTGTGACAGGCGCACCCAAGATCAGGGCGATGGAACTGATTTCAGGATACGAAAAGCTTCAGAGGAATGTATATGCCGGAGCCGTTGGATACATCGATTTCTCAGGGAATCTTGATGTCTGCATTGCAATCCGGACACTTTTTGCGAAGGATCAAAAAATTCACTGGCAGGCGGGTGCAGGAATCGTCGCTGACAGTCAACCGAGGCTTGAGGCAAAGGAAATAAAAAACAAATCGGCAGTTTTACGAAACGCATTGGAACATGCAGAGGTGATAGATGAAAATATTGGTGATTGA
- a CDS encoding aminodeoxychorismate/anthranilate synthase component II, whose translation MKILVIDNYDSFTYNLVQLVGRFTNNIVIKRNDETTVEEIREMNPDRILISPGPGRPEESGVSPLVISELGKTIPVLGVCLGHQAIGISFGSEVVHAPVLMHGKTSQITHDAKGIFAGVEQEFTATRYHSLIIDKESLGTDLEVTATSEDGVIMGVRHREYPIEGIQFHPESILTLAGEKLLKNWIEAR comes from the coding sequence ATGAAAATATTGGTGATTGACAATTACGATTCGTTCACATACAATCTGGTTCAGCTTGTTGGCAGGTTCACGAATAACATTGTGATAAAAAGAAATGATGAGACCACAGTCGAAGAGATCCGTGAGATGAATCCCGACAGGATTTTGATATCCCCGGGACCCGGCAGACCCGAAGAATCGGGAGTCTCTCCCTTGGTAATATCGGAACTGGGAAAAACGATCCCTGTTCTCGGTGTCTGTCTTGGACATCAGGCAATAGGAATTTCCTTTGGAAGTGAAGTGGTGCATGCTCCTGTTCTCATGCACGGCAAAACTTCGCAGATAACACACGATGCAAAAGGGATATTTGCTGGTGTTGAGCAGGAGTTTACAGCCACGAGATATCATTCATTGATTATCGACAAGGAATCGCTCGGTACTGATCTGGAGGTGACCGCCACTTCCGAGGATGGAGTCATTATGGGAGTAAGGCACAGGGAATATCCGATTGAAGGAATTCAATTCCATCCTGAATCGATACTCACCCTTGCAGGTGAAAAACTGTTAAAAAACTGGATTGAAGCACGATGA
- the trpD gene encoding anthranilate phosphoribosyltransferase — MKTYIEKMLEREHLSFDEAFFVMDTIMSGEVNNSQLAALLIALKGKGETAAEIAGFAKAMRGKSVKVETGRTDLIDVCGTGGDDSGTFNISTAAAFVVAGAGIGVAKHGNKSISSRSGSADVLTELGIKIDLTPDQTKEALNEIGIGFLFAPHYHPAMKYAALVRKELGMKTAFNLLGPLTNPAGTKKQLIGVYNNKSAALMAEAAGYLEMERVCFICTGDRRDEITLDEPTLVNEYRNGSGVNSYELTAGGLGYPAVKIEELLGDSPEYNAKLIFNLLKNPERDGKFFVVAANSALALYCAGVSDDIKTCLEVAEDSILTGKAFQKMEELRKFGEDL; from the coding sequence ATGAAAACATATATTGAAAAAATGCTCGAGAGGGAACACCTCTCATTTGACGAAGCCTTTTTCGTAATGGATACCATTATGTCGGGCGAAGTGAACAACTCACAACTCGCTGCACTTCTGATTGCACTTAAAGGCAAGGGCGAAACTGCCGCTGAAATCGCAGGATTCGCAAAGGCAATGCGGGGTAAGAGCGTAAAGGTTGAGACTGGTCGAACCGATTTGATTGATGTCTGTGGCACCGGAGGTGATGATTCGGGAACATTCAATATCTCAACTGCCGCTGCATTTGTGGTTGCAGGAGCCGGGATTGGAGTGGCAAAGCACGGTAACAAATCAATCTCGAGCAGATCAGGAAGTGCAGATGTTCTAACTGAGCTGGGGATAAAGATTGACCTCACGCCTGATCAGACAAAAGAGGCTCTGAATGAAATCGGTATCGGGTTCCTTTTTGCGCCACATTATCATCCGGCTATGAAATATGCAGCACTTGTTCGAAAGGAACTCGGAATGAAAACAGCTTTCAATCTGCTCGGACCCCTCACCAATCCGGCAGGTACGAAAAAACAGTTGATCGGAGTTTACAACAACAAGTCGGCAGCGCTTATGGCTGAAGCCGCGGGTTACCTCGAGATGGAAAGGGTATGCTTTATTTGTACCGGTGACAGGCGGGATGAAATCACGCTTGATGAGCCAACTCTCGTGAACGAGTATAGAAATGGTTCAGGGGTGAACTCTTATGAACTGACAGCCGGCGGACTGGGTTACCCTGCCGTGAAAATTGAAGAATTACTCGGTGATTCACCTGAATACAATGCAAAACTGATATTCAATCTTCTTAAGAATCCTGAGAGGGACGGGAAGTTTTTTGTGGTGGCAGCGAATTCCGCTCTTGCACTTTACTGTGCCGGTGTTTCGGATGACATAAAAACATGTCTTGAAGTTGCAGAAGATTCGATTCTGACCGGAAAAGCTTTTCAAAAAATGGAAGAACTGCGGAAATTCGGGGAGGACCTTTGA